From Ovis aries strain OAR_USU_Benz2616 breed Rambouillet chromosome 21, ARS-UI_Ramb_v3.0, whole genome shotgun sequence, a single genomic window includes:
- the LOC114110099 gene encoding uncharacterized protein LOC114110099, whose protein sequence is MISVHLQGKPFNITVIQVYAPTSNAEEAEVEWFYEDLQDLLELTPKKDVLFIIEDWNAKVGSQETPGVTGKFGIGMWNEAGQRLKEFCQENALVIANTLFQQYKRRLYTWTSPDGQHQNQIDYILCSKRWKSSIQSTKTRPGADCGSDHELLIAKFRLKLKKVGKTARPFRYDLNQIPYDYTVEVRNRFKGLDLIDRVPNELWNEVRDTVQETGIKTIPMEKKCKKAKWLSGEALQIPVKRREAKSKGGKERYRHLKAEFQRIARRDKKAFFSDQCKEIDENNRLGKTRDLFKKIRDTKGTFHAKMGSIRDRNGMDLTEAEDIKKRCQEYTEELYKKDLHDSDNHDDVITNLDILECEVKWALESITTNKASGGDGIPIELFQILKDDAVKVLHSICQQIWKTQQWPQDWKRSVFIPIPKKGNAKECSNYHTIALIPHASKVMLKILQARLQQYMNCELPDVQAGFRKGRGTRDQIANIHWIMEKARAFQKNIYFCFIDYAKAFDCVDHNKLWKILKEMGIQAT, encoded by the coding sequence atgatctctgttcatctccaaggcaaaccattcaatatcacagttatccaagtctatgccccaaccagtaatgctgaagaagctgaagttgaatggttttatgaagacctacaagaccttttagaactaacacccaaaaaagatgtccttttcattatagaggactggaatgcaaaagtaggaagtcaagaaacacctggagtaacaggcaaatttggcattggaatgtggaatgaagcagggcaaagactaaaagagttttgccaagaaaatgcactggtcatagcaaacactctcttccaacaatacaagagaagactctacacatggacatcaccagacggtcaacaccaaaatcagattgattatattctatgcagcaaaagatggaaaagctctatacagtcaacaaaaacaagaccaggagctgactgtggctcagatcatgaactccttattgccaaattcagacttaaattgaagaaagtagggaaaaccgctagaccattcaggtatgacctaaatcaaatcccttatgattatacagtggaagtgagaaatagatttaagggcctagatctgatagacagagtgcctaatgaactatggaatgaagttcgtgacactgtgcaggagacagggatcaagaccatccccatggaaaagaaatgcaaaaaagcaaaatggctgtctggggaggccttacaaatacctgtgaagagaagagaggccaaaagcaaaggaggaaaggaaagatacaggcatctaaaagcagagttccaaagaatagcaagaagagataagaaagccttcttcagcgatcaatgcaaagaaatagacgaaaacaacagattgggaaagactagagatctcttcaagaaaatcagagataccaagggaacatttcatgcaaagatgggctcgataagggacagaaatggtatggacctaacagaagcagaagatattaagaagaggtgccaagaatacacggaagaactgtacaaaaaagatcttcacgactcagataatcatgatgatgtgatcactaatctagacatcttggaatgtgaagtcaagtgggccttagaaagcatcactacgaacaaagctagtggaggtgatggaattccaattgagctgtttcaaatcctgaaagatgatgctgtgaaagtgctgcactcaatatgccagcaaatatggaaaactcagcagtggccacaagactggaaaaggtcagttttcattccaatcccaaagaaaggcaatgccaaagaatgctcaaactaccacacaattgcactcatcccacatgctagtaaagtaatgctgaaaattctccaagccaggcttcagcaatacatgaactgtgaactccctgatgttcaagctggttttagaaaaggcagaggaaccagagatcaaattgccaacatccactggatcatggaaaaagcaagagcgttccagaaaaacatctatttctgctttattgactatgccaaagcctttgactgtgtggatcacaataaactgtggaaaattctgaaagagatgggaatacaggccacctga